In [Phormidium] sp. ETS-05, the genomic window CCCGAACTCATCCGCGCCATGCGCGATCGGCTCGGCATCTCTCAGGAAAAGCTCGCCGCTCGATTGGGCGTGTCATTCCAAACCGTGAACCGTTGGGAGCGGGGGCGGGCGAATCCGTCGCCAATGGCCATGACCTTAATTGAGCAGCAAATCCGGCAGATGGGAGAGCGGGGTCAGGATTTACTAGAAACATACTTTTTGCCCTAACTTCTGCCCAAAACCCCAGAAACCCCTCCCTAAATATAGCAATAGTGAGAACTAAGCATGACCATCAACCCCAGCATTGAAGCCAATAACTTCCCTGTAATCGAGGGATATGCCATCACCGAACAGCTCTACGCCGGTTCCCGGACATTAGTCTATCGAGGGGTGCAAGCCAACTCACAACGTCCCGTGGTAATTAAGGTACTAAGGCAGGCATATCCCAGCTTCAGCGAATTAGTCCAATTTCGCAACCAGTACGCGATTACCAAAAACCTGAATATCCCCGGCATTGTCCGCCCCTTGGGCCTAGAAACCTATGCCAATGGCTATGCCTTAGTGATGGCGGATGATGGCAGTATCTCCCTCCAACAATATGCCCAGCATCAGCCATTACCCGTAACCATAGTCATAGAAATCGGGCGACAACTGGCGGAAATCCTCCACCAGCTCCACCAAAACCGGGTCATCCATAAAGACATAAAACCCGCCAACATCCTGATCAATCCGGCGACGCAAAAGGTACAGCTAATTGATTTCAGCATCGCTTCATTATTACCGAAAGAGACCCAAGAAATCCAGAATCCTAATCTGTTGGAAGGCACTTTAGCATATTTGGCACCAGAACAAACAGGTAGGATGAATCGGGGGATTGATTACCGGACCGATTTCTACAGCTTAGGAGTAACGCTGTATGAGTTATTAACGGGACAGTTACCATTTACCTCAGAGAACCCATTAGAGCTAGTACATTGCCACATCGCCATCCCCCCAGTAGAGCCACATACGATTAACGAGAGCATTCCCGTGGGGATGTCGCATCTGGTGATGAAACTGATGGAAAAAAATGCCGAAGACCGGTATCAGAGCGCTGTGGGACTCCAGCATGATTTGGAGCAGTGCTTAAAACAATGGGTATCGAAAGGGACAATTAGTGAATTTGAACTAGGACAACGGGACAGGAGCGACAAGTTTACCATCCCCGAAAAACTCTATGGACGCCATCAGGAAGTGCAAAGCCTGCTAGAAGCCTTCGAGCGAGTGGCGAATGGCACCTCAGAAATGATGCTAGTGGCAGGATTTTCTGGGATTGGGAAAACCGCTGTAGTTAATGAAGTTCACAAACCGATTACCAAACAGCAAGGATATTTCATCAAAGGCAAATTTGACCAATTTAACCGCAACATCCCCTTTTCTGCCTTTGTGCAAGCCTTGCGGGATTTGATGGGACAGCTATTGTCAGAATCTGACCGCCAAATAGCCCAGTGGCGAGACAAGATAATCGCCGCCGTGGGCGAAAACGGGCAAGTGTTGATTCAGGTGATACCGGAACTAGAAAAAATTATCGGGTCCCAACCGAGCGTCCCAGAATTATCGGGAACAGCCGCCCAAAACCGGTTTAACTTATTGTTTCAAAAGTTTATCGAAGTATTCACCGCCCCAGAACATCCATTAGTGATGTTTTTAGATGACTTACAGTGGGCAGATGTGGCGTCACTGGATTTGATGAAAATCCTGATGGCAGATAAAAGTTATTTGCTCCTGCTCGGAGCCTATCGCGATAATGAAGTTTCCCCCGCCCACCCCTTCATTATAACCTTGGAAGAGCTGAAAAAAACTGGCCAGACGGTGAAGACAATTACCCTTGCCCCCCTGGCGTTCCCAGACACCAATCAGTTAGTAGCCGATACATTGCGCTGTCACCCAGACTTCGCCCGCTCCTTGACAGAACTAATTAATCGCCAAACCCAAGGCAATCCCTTTTTCACCACCCAGTTTCTCAAGGCATTGCATGAAGAAGAGCAAATTACATTCAATCATAACCAGGGGTACTGGGAATGTGATATCGCTCAAATCAATACCCGCTCTCTCACCGATGATGTGGTGGAGTTTATGGCGCTGCAGCTCCAAAAACTACCTGGAGAGAGCCAAGAGATTTTGAAACTAGCCGCCTGTATTGGCAACCAGTTTGATTTGGGGACTTTAGGGATTATTTCCCAGGGAGCCGAAGCGGAAGCCGCCACCGCCTTGTGGTCGGCGTTACAGTCGGGATTAGTTATCCCCCAAACTGAGGTATATAAATTTTATCTTGCTGATGATGAAGGTTCGGCTACCACAGCCAATCCGGGAAATGTCACCTATCGATTTCTGCACGATCGAGTACAACAAGCCGCCTACTCTCTCATCCCAGACAACCAAAAACAAACCACCCATTACCACATCGGACAACTACTCCTGCAACAAATTGCGCCCCAGGAACGAGAGTCACGGATTTTTGAGCTAGTCAATCAATTAAACTACGGCACAGATTTAGTCACGGACCAAAAAGAACGGGACGAACTTGCCCAACTCAATCTCATTGCCTGCAGTAAAGCGAGAACCGCTACCGCCTATCAAGCCGGTCGCTCATACGCCGCGATCGGTTTGTCCCTGTTGGGGGCAAATGCTTGGCAGCGGCAATATGAAATGACTCTGGCTTTCCATAACTTAGCCGCTGAGATGGCTTCCCTATGTGGCGACTTCGCCGCGATGGAGCAGTTGCTCGAGACGGTCATCGCTCAGGCGCAATCTTTACTAGACCAGGTTAATGTTTATCGGATTAAAATTCAAGCCAATGTCGCCCAGAATCAACTAACCGAAGCCATTGCCATTGGCCAGCAATTCTTGCAGCAGTTGGGTGTCACCTTTCCCGTCACCCCCACAGAGCAGGATATTCAAAATGCCATTGCAGAAATTTTTCAACTGATTGGCGATCGGGACATTGAAGACTTAGTGAACCTCCCCCTGATGACGGACAAGGAAAAAATCGCCATTGTCCAGATTGCTAATAGCATCATGCCCGTAGCTTACATCTGCGCGCCTCCCTTGTTTCCCCTTCTGATTTCTTGGTCAGTAAAACTATCCATTCAATATGGAAATACCTCAGCTTCAGCATTTGCTTATGCCTGCTATGGCACCATTGCCTGTATTGTTTTGCCAGATATAGATACAGGAGTTAAGTTTGGTCATTTGGCTATCCAGTTGGTCTCCAAGCTAGATGATATTACTGTTTATCCAGAAGTCCATAATGCAGTCGGCTTGTTCATATTTCATCGAAAGTATCCCCTAAAAACTGTGATATCTCTGCTGCAAAATAGCTATACAAAAGCAATTGAGCTGGGCAATTATGAGCTAGCCGGATATTGCGCCCAAAATGTTTGTCTTAATTCTTTTTGGAGCGGTCAGCAACTTGCTCCCTTAGAAAGCGATCTTCGTAACTACAGCAAAGCTTTAGTGGACTTAAATCAGTTGACACCAGCGAAATGGTGTCGGATTCATTGGCAATCGATTTTAAATCTTATGGGATTAGCCGAGTCTCCTATGACTTTGGCGGGGGAAGCATTCCAAGAAACTGAGTTACTACCGCAAATGGCTGCAGTTAATGATTTACTTGGGTTGTATATGTTCTGGGTATATAAGCTGATGCTGTGCTACCTGTTCGGAGAAATTGACTGGGCTAACCACCATGCAGGTACGGCCAGACAATATTCAATGGGTGGCGCTGGCATGATTAGTGAAGCCGCGTTTTATTTCTATGATTCCCTGACGGCTTTAGCAGCTTTGGGTCTAGAATCAGCAGAAACATCAAAGTTGCTACAGCGGGTGGATGAAAACCAAGACAAGCTCCAGCAGCAATGGGCAAAATATGCCCCGATGAACCATCAGCATAAGGTTGATTTAGTGGCAGCGGAAAAATGCCGCGTCTTAGGACAGAAAGCGGAAGCCATTGAGCTATACGACAAGGCAATTGCGGGAGCCAAAGCCAACGAATACATCCAAGAAGAAGCTCTGGCAAACGAACTGGCGGCTAAATTTTACCTGGAATGGGGTAAAGAAAAAGTGGCGGCGGGCTATATGCAGGAAGCCTACTACTGCTATGCTCGCTGGGGTGCGAAAGCCAAAACCGACGACCTAGAAAAACGCTACCCCCATTTACTGCGCCCGATTTTGCAACAGGCTGCAGCCCAAATCAACCCCTTCACCACCCTGGCAACCCTAACCAGCCCCAATATCTCGATTCATACCTCATCATCATCTAACCGGGCTTCCAGCTCCACCATCAATACAACCCTCGATTTTGCCACCATTCTCAAAGCATCTCAAGCCATATCTAGTACGATTCAACTGGATGAACTCCTGCACGAACTAACTCAGATTATTCTGCAAAACTCTGGCGCCTCCCGCTGTGCCTTAATTTTGCCTAACAGTCATGGGGTTTGGCAGGTAGCAGCCATTGCCACGCCGGGACACACAGAAATTTGCCGCTCACCCCTCGAAGGCAATACCCAAGTACCGGTGAAACTGATTCAGTATATCAAAAATAACCCGGAAGTGGTAGTAATTGATAATCTCAAAACTCCCCTACCGGTGATTGGGGCTTATCTCAGCCAGTATCAGCCAAAAAGTGTTCTCGGTTTGCCCATACTCAGTCAAGGAAATTTGCGAGGAATTTTGTATTTAGAAAATCTGTTGACCAGTGGCGTGTTTACCCGGGAGCGGCTGGTAATCCTGAATTTTCTCTGCACTCAAGCGGCGATTTCCCTGGAAAATGCCCAGTTATACCAGCAGGCGCAAGATTATGCCAGTCAGCTCCAAGATTATGCGCGGCAACTGAAAACATCACAATTACAACTGATTCAAAGTGAGAAGATGTCGGCTTTGGGCAACCTGATTGCGGGGGTGGCTCACGAAATTAACAACCCCGTGGGGTTTATTTCTGGCAATGTCAACGCTGCCATAGAAGCCGTGGCGGCTCTCACGGAATACTTGTACTTATATCAAGATAAATTTCCCCATCCCGGAGAGGAGATTGCCGCTAAAGCCCAGGAGCTGGATATCGAATATCAGCTAGCTGATTTACCGGCGATGCTGGAGTCGATGCAAGTGGGGTGCGATCGCATCGCGGGGATTAGTAAGAGTTTACGGACATTCTCCCGCGCCGATAAAGACGAGAAAATCTCTTTCAACATTCACGAAGGGATTGATAGCACCCTGCTCATCCTCAAACATCGCCTCCAAGCTAACCCCCATCGCGCCGCGATTCAAGTGGTGAAACATTATGGAGATTTCCCCCCGATTGATTGTTTCCCCGGTCAGCTCAACCAAGTGTTTATGAATATCTTGGCCAATGCCATTGATGCCTTCGACGAAGCCGCAGAAACTGCGGCATTGGCTAAGGCCAAACTCAAGGAGCAGCACATTACAATTGATACAGAATTTCTCCCATATGCCAACGCGGTAGAGATTAGAATTGCCGATAACGGACCGGGAATCTCAGAGGAGGTAAAAGCCAAGATATTTGACCATTTGTTTACCACCAAAGCTGTGGGCAAAGGCACGGGTTTAGGCTTGACGATCGCCCGTCAAATCGTGGTGGAAAAACATGGCGGTCAGCTAGAAGTTCACTCCCAACTCGGTCACGGTACAGAATTCTGCATTATCTTACCCGTGGGCATTTGAGTAAAAAAACCCGGTTTTTCATTTAAATCTCTGTTGGTGGGACTAAAGAAACCGGGTTTCTCATCCACATCTATGGGAAAATTAAGATTTATTTAATCACCCCATCTGGCATCCCAATATGATATAATCATCTTTAGTTTATCACCCTGTGCGAATAATGTTAGCCACTAATTCTCGTTACACGATCGCCTGGAAAAAATTGCCAGATGATTTTGTCTTACCTGATGACCCCGTGGATAATATCAATCAACCAGATCTAGCCGCAGCTTTAACCGAAAGTTTGCGGCTAGCAGGCCGACTCCCAAACAATGCCATCACCCCCACCAACTACGGCATTTGTGCCACCGTCAATGGCGAAATTACCGTAAAAGCTCCCGGTTGGGCATACATTCCCCAGATTACCGTTGACCGGGATGAGGTAGTGCGGAGTTATACCCCCCGACTTCAAGGAGAAATCCCCACCATAGTGCTAGGGTTTCTCTCGGATACCGAAGGGGGAGAATATTCATCAAAAGCCAGTTATCCTCCGGGGAAATTCTTCTTCTATGAACAAATTTTACAAGTGCCAAATTACGGCATTTTTGACCCAAAATCCGGCATATTAGAATTATACCGGCTCGGAGATAGCAAAAAGTATCGGCTGGAGGAAGCGGGCGAGCAAGGACGGTTTTGGATACCGGAAATGCAGCTATTTCTAGGTGTCAATTATAGAAACCGGGTTTCTCACCCACATCTCCCGGTCCCCAACCAAGATTTAGTTAAGAAACCCGGTTTCTGTGCCCCATATCGGGGGTGCTAAAGAATGTAGAATGTGCTAGGGTGCATTACTTACAGGTGTTAACTCAGCACCTGCCATTAACTCAGGACACTGGAAGCAATTAGGCGTGAAGTTCTTTTTTCCCACATCTTCCCCCAATAATT contains:
- a CDS encoding DNA-binding transcriptional regulator; the protein is MNQSRLQTPELIRAMRDRLGISQEKLAARLGVSFQTVNRWERGRANPSPMAMTLIEQQIRQMGERGQDLLETYFLP
- a CDS encoding ATP-binding sensor histidine kinase → MTINPSIEANNFPVIEGYAITEQLYAGSRTLVYRGVQANSQRPVVIKVLRQAYPSFSELVQFRNQYAITKNLNIPGIVRPLGLETYANGYALVMADDGSISLQQYAQHQPLPVTIVIEIGRQLAEILHQLHQNRVIHKDIKPANILINPATQKVQLIDFSIASLLPKETQEIQNPNLLEGTLAYLAPEQTGRMNRGIDYRTDFYSLGVTLYELLTGQLPFTSENPLELVHCHIAIPPVEPHTINESIPVGMSHLVMKLMEKNAEDRYQSAVGLQHDLEQCLKQWVSKGTISEFELGQRDRSDKFTIPEKLYGRHQEVQSLLEAFERVANGTSEMMLVAGFSGIGKTAVVNEVHKPITKQQGYFIKGKFDQFNRNIPFSAFVQALRDLMGQLLSESDRQIAQWRDKIIAAVGENGQVLIQVIPELEKIIGSQPSVPELSGTAAQNRFNLLFQKFIEVFTAPEHPLVMFLDDLQWADVASLDLMKILMADKSYLLLLGAYRDNEVSPAHPFIITLEELKKTGQTVKTITLAPLAFPDTNQLVADTLRCHPDFARSLTELINRQTQGNPFFTTQFLKALHEEEQITFNHNQGYWECDIAQINTRSLTDDVVEFMALQLQKLPGESQEILKLAACIGNQFDLGTLGIISQGAEAEAATALWSALQSGLVIPQTEVYKFYLADDEGSATTANPGNVTYRFLHDRVQQAAYSLIPDNQKQTTHYHIGQLLLQQIAPQERESRIFELVNQLNYGTDLVTDQKERDELAQLNLIACSKARTATAYQAGRSYAAIGLSLLGANAWQRQYEMTLAFHNLAAEMASLCGDFAAMEQLLETVIAQAQSLLDQVNVYRIKIQANVAQNQLTEAIAIGQQFLQQLGVTFPVTPTEQDIQNAIAEIFQLIGDRDIEDLVNLPLMTDKEKIAIVQIANSIMPVAYICAPPLFPLLISWSVKLSIQYGNTSASAFAYACYGTIACIVLPDIDTGVKFGHLAIQLVSKLDDITVYPEVHNAVGLFIFHRKYPLKTVISLLQNSYTKAIELGNYELAGYCAQNVCLNSFWSGQQLAPLESDLRNYSKALVDLNQLTPAKWCRIHWQSILNLMGLAESPMTLAGEAFQETELLPQMAAVNDLLGLYMFWVYKLMLCYLFGEIDWANHHAGTARQYSMGGAGMISEAAFYFYDSLTALAALGLESAETSKLLQRVDENQDKLQQQWAKYAPMNHQHKVDLVAAEKCRVLGQKAEAIELYDKAIAGAKANEYIQEEALANELAAKFYLEWGKEKVAAGYMQEAYYCYARWGAKAKTDDLEKRYPHLLRPILQQAAAQINPFTTLATLTSPNISIHTSSSSNRASSSTINTTLDFATILKASQAISSTIQLDELLHELTQIILQNSGASRCALILPNSHGVWQVAAIATPGHTEICRSPLEGNTQVPVKLIQYIKNNPEVVVIDNLKTPLPVIGAYLSQYQPKSVLGLPILSQGNLRGILYLENLLTSGVFTRERLVILNFLCTQAAISLENAQLYQQAQDYASQLQDYARQLKTSQLQLIQSEKMSALGNLIAGVAHEINNPVGFISGNVNAAIEAVAALTEYLYLYQDKFPHPGEEIAAKAQELDIEYQLADLPAMLESMQVGCDRIAGISKSLRTFSRADKDEKISFNIHEGIDSTLLILKHRLQANPHRAAIQVVKHYGDFPPIDCFPGQLNQVFMNILANAIDAFDEAAETAALAKAKLKEQHITIDTEFLPYANAVEIRIADNGPGISEEVKAKIFDHLFTTKAVGKGTGLGLTIARQIVVEKHGGQLEVHSQLGHGTEFCIILPVGI
- a CDS encoding Uma2 family endonuclease; its protein translation is MLATNSRYTIAWKKLPDDFVLPDDPVDNINQPDLAAALTESLRLAGRLPNNAITPTNYGICATVNGEITVKAPGWAYIPQITVDRDEVVRSYTPRLQGEIPTIVLGFLSDTEGGEYSSKASYPPGKFFFYEQILQVPNYGIFDPKSGILELYRLGDSKKYRLEEAGEQGRFWIPEMQLFLGVNYRNRVSHPHLPVPNQDLVKKPGFCAPYRGC